The region TCGCGATCTGCGCGCCGTTGAGCTTCACCGCGATGTTGGTGTTGGTGTACTCCTGGCCGCCGCTGGAAGCGCCGTAGCCGGCGATGCTGACGGCGAGGGTGGCGATGCCCAGGTTGGCGGTGTGCGAGACGGTGGCGGTGGCGATGCTGTCGTCGGTTTCCGACGAACGCGACAGCAGGCCGATCACGTCCGGGTCGCTGGCGGGCGTGAGCGTCTTGGTCGAGACCAGCGCCAGCGAGTACTTGAAGCCGACTTCGGCGATCGCCGGGTCGGTCACGCCGTGCTGCTCGCAGGCATCGCCGCCGTATTGCGGATTGGCGCCGCCGCTGATGCCGACCCAGATGTCGCGGTCGGGATTGGCCAGCGCCGCGGCATACGGGTTCATCGGCGCGTCCGGATAGACCCGGGTCGCCTTCGCGCCCTGCCACATGTCGCTGAACGGCGAAATGAAATCGGTGAAGGTCACCCGCGGCGTGTCGACGGTCGGCGCAATGCCCTTCGGCGTGCTGATGAAGAAGGCCGAGGCGAAGCGATCGTAGGGATCGCACTGGGCGTGATAGATGATGCGCAGGGCGACGTCGTCGCCGATCTTGGCCTTTTCGGCGTCGCTGAGCTTGCGCGCGTACTCGGTGCCGCGCTTCCACATCAGCACGCCCGCAGGCGGCGTGTAGGTGGTCGGTTCGGTGCTGCGGTAGATGCCGAATTGCGGTACCTGGTCGAGCACCTGCACCAACTTCTCGGTGGCCGGCGGCGCGTCGTGGACCTCGAACTCGTAGATACGCGCGGCGCTGTCGCTGCCCTGGGTCGGCGTGGCGATGTTGAGGCGCACATAGCGCGCGCTGGTCGCCGCGATCGGGTGGGTGCTGACGTTGGCGGTGTTGTTGCTCACGCTGACCGCGGTGCTCCAGGCGTTGCCGTTGGCCGAGGTCTGGATGTTGAAGCTCTTGCTGTTGAACGAGGCCGGTTCGCCGCCGGCGCCGGCATGCTTGATCACGAAGCTCGATAGGGAGCGACTGGCGCCGAGGTCGACCTGCAGCCACTTGCTGCCCGCCGCGGAACAGAACTTGTCGCTGTTGCCGCCGCCGGTGCTGCCGTTGAAGGCTTTCGCCGGCGCTTCGTTGGCGTTGCACGCGGCCGAACCGGTGGCGGGTTTGTTCAGGGCGAGGTTGGCGGCCGAGGCCGTGCCGGCGAAGCCCAGGCACAGCAGCAGGCTCGCGAACTGCAAACTCGTGAACGTCAGGCCTGTGTGCAGGCCCGGCCGGGGTGGAGCGCTCTGTCTCGATGGCATGAGGATGTCCTTGTCGGTGCGAAGGCGGCCGGCTCGACGATCGTTGCCGCGAAAGGGCTGCGGCAGGGGACGACTGGAACTGGCCGGGAACGGCGGGGCGCCGCCGCGACGGGGACCGATCGGCACGGTTTAGATCGATCCAATTGCGAGATTAGTGGAACGCGGCGGCGCACAACCCGGGCCTGTGCCCGCGCGGAGGTCGATTTAAGAGCAGCCGTCCGCAGTTTCGGATCGCGCTTCGATCGAGCGCGGGCGCAACCCGCGCGGCGGAGGCTTGGACGGGACCCATCGCGCTAGGCCTGTCGCGCGGAGTCGATGGTGCAAGACCGATCGCGCTAGGCGCCTCGCGCCGGGCATGGCAGGATCGCGCCGATGAGCAACAGCCCCGATGCCACGACTTACCTTCGCGACCTCGCGCGCCTGCGCCGCGTGCGCGACCGCATCGACCGCGAGTACGCGCAGCCGCTCGACGTCGAGGCGCTCGCCCAGGGCGTGAGCATGTCGGCCGGGCATCTGAGCCGGCAGTTCCGCGCCGCCTACGGCGAGTCGCCGTATTCGTATCTGATGACGCGGCGCATCGAGCGCGCGATGGCCCTGCTGCGCCGCGGCGACCTCAGCGTCACCGAGGTCTGCTTCGAGGTCGGCTGCTCATCGCTGGGCACCTTCAGTACGCGTTTCGCCGAACTGGTCGGCGTGCCGCCGAGCGTCTATCGGCGCGAGGCCGCACAGGCGAGCGACGGGCTGCCGCCGTGCGTGGAGAAGCAGGTGACGCGGCCGGTCAGGCAACGCGAAACCCCGGAGGCGGGCAGCGCCTGAGGTCGTGGGCGCTGGGTTGTGGATGGATCGCTGCGTCGGTGGCCGTCGCAGCGCGGTCGCGGCTCGCGACGCTCCTGCTCCAGAGTATGAAGGTCAGTGGGTGTGGTAGATCTTGCTGAGGATCTTCCACTCGCCACCGACCTTCAGCAATTGGAACAGGTCGCTGTAGCGCGCGCCGTTCCAATGGTCGGATTCGACCCGCACCTGCGCGACGCTGCCGACGATCTCGATCGAGACGATCTGCGCCTGCAGTTGCTTGGCCGCGGGCGCGCTGTCGATGTAGTCGAACAGGCTACGGATCGGGCCGCCGCTCAGGCTGCCGTCGGGGGCGAGGCCGTGGATGGTCGCCTGCGGCAGGAACGCCGTGCGCATGAGTTCGCTCTTGCCCTGGCGGCCGGCCTCGATATAGCGATCGAGAACCTTGCGCACGGCGGCGTAGTCTTCCGCAGAGGCCGTGGGTACGAGCTTGTTCGCTTCTGGCGAGGGCGCGGCTTGGGCTTGTGCGGCGGCGCCGCACCACGGCAGCAGCAGGACAAGAGCCGATGCCAGCATCAACAGTCGTACTGGCCTTGCATCGTCTGTGGGGCGCATGGGTCGACCTGTGGTGGGCGTGCTGTGGCGGGGCATGCTTGTGATGGGCATGTACTCCCTGCGGCTGCCATGGCTTCGGCTCGCGCGGCTGCGCCGGCTCGTCCATCGCGCGCCGGCCTCGCCGGCGACATGGCGGTTTCGCGGAATATAGCTGCATTCGGGAACGACTACGGCCACGGTCGACGAACGGCGGTGCGGGCCGCCGCGGCGCGGAAGCTTGTCGGCGGGTCCGCGCGGTAAAGACCCGGTGTAGCGATGGCGGTCTCCCGCGGGTAGCGTTTTCCGCTACCTCGCCGGTGCCTGCGCGGGGCCGCCACGACACTGCTACATTCCGGACGTCGTTCTATGGAGCACGGGCCATGGCCTCGGGAAGTCAGGAACTGGAGGGCTTCGTCCGCGAAGCCTTATTGCGCGGGCAATCCAAGGAGGCGACGGCGCAGGCGCTGTCGGCGGCCGGCTGGAGTGCCGAGCAGACCCGCGGCGCGCTCGATGCCTATGCCGACGTCGGCTTCGTGCTGCCGGTGCCGAAGCCGCGCGCCTCGTTGTCGGCGCGCGAAGCCTTCGCCTATCTGGTGATGTTTACCACCCTGTATTTCGTCGCCTATAACCTGGGCAGCCTGTTGTTCGACCTGATCAACGTCGCCTGGCCGGACGCCGCCGACAATGGTTACGAATTCTGGCGCAAGAGCCTCGACGACTCGCTGCGCTGGTCGGTGTCGGCGCTGGTGATCGCGTTCCCGGTGTTCGCCTTCGTCGCTCACCGGGTCGCCCGGGACGTCGCGCGACATCCGATCAAGCGCCTGTCGCCGGTGCGTCGTTGGCTGACTTACCTGACCTTGTTCATCGCCGCGACGGTGCTGATCGGCGACATGAC is a window of Lysobacter antibioticus DNA encoding:
- a CDS encoding helix-turn-helix transcriptional regulator, which gives rise to MSNSPDATTYLRDLARLRRVRDRIDREYAQPLDVEALAQGVSMSAGHLSRQFRAAYGESPYSYLMTRRIERAMALLRRGDLSVTEVCFEVGCSSLGTFSTRFAELVGVPPSVYRREAAQASDGLPPCVEKQVTRPVRQRETPEAGSA
- a CDS encoding discoidin domain-containing protein yields the protein MPSRQSAPPRPGLHTGLTFTSLQFASLLLCLGFAGTASAANLALNKPATGSAACNANEAPAKAFNGSTGGGNSDKFCSAAGSKWLQVDLGASRSLSSFVIKHAGAGGEPASFNSKSFNIQTSANGNAWSTAVSVSNNTANVSTHPIAATSARYVRLNIATPTQGSDSAARIYEFEVHDAPPATEKLVQVLDQVPQFGIYRSTEPTTYTPPAGVLMWKRGTEYARKLSDAEKAKIGDDVALRIIYHAQCDPYDRFASAFFISTPKGIAPTVDTPRVTFTDFISPFSDMWQGAKATRVYPDAPMNPYAAALANPDRDIWVGISGGANPQYGGDACEQHGVTDPAIAEVGFKYSLALVSTKTLTPASDPDVIGLLSRSSETDDSIATATVSHTANLGIATLAVSIAGYGASSGGQEYTNTNIAVKLNGAQIASFSTKIDCASYEQFSPRGNPGIFRNNNTTNPRSWCPGALVPMRYFDLGNIAGKTLQVGLGVGNPSPWTADSQYVTSVSVLEH
- a CDS encoding DUF5671 domain-containing protein, whose protein sequence is MASGSQELEGFVREALLRGQSKEATAQALSAAGWSAEQTRGALDAYADVGFVLPVPKPRASLSAREAFAYLVMFTTLYFVAYNLGSLLFDLINVAWPDAADNGYEFWRKSLDDSLRWSVSALVIAFPVFAFVAHRVARDVARHPIKRLSPVRRWLTYLTLFIAATVLIGDMTALVYNLLGGELSLRFVLKVLVVATIAGSVFGYYLWDLRREENQA
- a CDS encoding nuclear transport factor 2 family protein codes for the protein MRKVLDRYIEAGRQGKSELMRTAFLPQATIHGLAPDGSLSGGPIRSLFDYIDSAPAAKQLQAQIVSIEIVGSVAQVRVESDHWNGARYSDLFQLLKVGGEWKILSKIYHTH